The genomic interval TCATCGCCGTGGAGACCGCCGACACCCTGGTCCACCTGGCCTTCCGAATGGCGCCCGAGGGGGACGAGCGGATCATCCAGGAGGCCCGGGAGATGTTGCGGGCGTATCTGGCGCGTGTGTTGGACTGACGGGCGACTTTCGCGGGCCGTCCGTTGCTAAGGTGATCCGACCACGGAGCAGGCATGGGGGGACGCGATGGCTCGGGTGGTCTGCATCCACGGCATCGGCCAACAGTACACGGGGGAGCGGGAGTTGCTCGGCTCCTGGTATCCGGCGCTCACTGACGGACTGACCCGCGCGGACCGCGACCTGGCCATCTCTGAGGAGGACGTGAGCTGTGTCTTCTACGGCGACCTGTTCCGCCCGCCGGGACGCGCCCTGGCTCTTCAGGATCCGCCCCTCGACGCCTTCGACGTCGCAGAGGGCTTCGAGACCGATCTCCTCCTCGCGTTCTGGGCGGAGGCCGCCCGCACGGACGAGGGCGTCGTTCCGCCCGACGCCCGCACCCTGGTCCGCACGCCCCGGCAGGCGCAGCGGGCCCTGAACGTCCTCAGCCGCTCCCGCTTCTTCGCCGGCGTGGCCATGCGCGCCCTCGTCCTCGATCTGAAGCAAGTGCGTACCTACCTCTGTGACCGGGACGTGGCCGCGGCCATACGGCAGCGCGTAGCCGCCGCGGTCACCGAGCGCACCCGAGTGGTCGTCGGGCACTCCCTCGGCAGCGTCGTGGCCTACGAGGCGCTGTGCGCGAACCCGGACTGGCCGGTGCGCGCGCTGCTCACGCTCGGTTCGCCTCTGGGCATCCGCAACCTCGTCTACGACCGACTGCGCGTCGGCCACGACGGGAAGCCGGGCTCCTGGCCAGGGCGTGTCGAGCGGTGGACGAACATCGCCGACGAGGGCGACGTCGTCGCCCTCGTGAAGGACCTGCGGCCGCTATTCGGCCCGCGCGTCGACTGTCATCTCGTCCATAACGGCGCAAGGGCGCACGACGTGACCCGCTACCTCAACACACCGCAGGCCGGCCGGGCGGTCCTCGATGGATTCGGTTCCGACTGAGTCACCGGCGCCCGGGTCCGTCCCGGGTTCCGCCGCCGCACGCCGCTTCCTGATCGCCACTGCCGTGACCGACGTCGTCGCACACCCGGAGGCCGAGCGCGCCGAACTGGCAGACGACGTACACCGGATGAAGGAGCTGTTCCTCGGCGAGCTCGGCTACCGTACCGGCCCCGACCTCGGTCTAAATCCGACGAAGCAACAACTCACCATGGCACTCCGCGAGTTCGCGATGTCGTCCGAGCGTCGTGCCGACGACCACGTGGTTCTCTACATAGCCACACACGGACTGACGAGTGAGTCCAGCGGACGGCACTACCTCCTCCTGCACGACAGCGAGGCGCGCGATCTGCCAGGCACCGCGCTGCCCACCGAGGACCTGGTCGTCCACCTGTGGGAGGACACCGCAGTGGAGCGGCTCCTCGTGCTCATCGACGCCTGCTACGCAGAGGAGGGTACGGACCGGGCGTTGCGCGCGGCCCTGGAAGCCCGCCGGTTCCGGGAGCCGGTAACCGAGCACGGCAGTACCGGGCTCGTCCTGGTCTCCTCCTCCCGCCGCAAGGAGGAGACCTACGCGGGCGCGCTGTCGGCGGCCTTCGACCGGGCCGTGCGCCGTCACGCCACCGCCGGGCATGCACCCGCCCACATCAGCCTCGAACACGTGATGGCAGCCATCCGCTCCGACCCGGAGGTGCCGTCCGCACAGCGCCCCGTCTGGTCCCTGACTCACGCCACCGGCGACATCCCGGCCTTCCTGCCCAACCCTCGACACGTCCCGGACGCGGACGGGCTCCGACTGGAGGAGATCGACCGCATCGTCGCGCTGGGTGCCCGTGAGCGCGAAGCGCGCGAACAGGACATGCGCGGCTTCTTTTTGCCCCGTGCCCGCGGCACCGACATCCCCAGCGAGGACGTCTGGGACTTCACGGGACGGCACACGGCCCTCGGCGACCTCACCACCTGGCTCGACCCGCGAAGGGCCGCGGAGCAGCTATGCGTTGTGACGGGCGATCCCGGCTCTGGGAAGTCGTCGCTGCTGGGGCTGGTCGCCGTCCTCACCGACCCCGAGCGCGGTCCGTCCGTGCCGCGCACCGGGTTGCCTGCCCTGCTGCCGCGCCTCGGTGACGTGGATGTCCGCATCAACGCCAGCCACCTCTCCACCCGTCAGCTGCTGGAGGCCCTGTCCGCGGCAGCTGGCTGTGCCGCTGAGTCGCTGGGCGCACTCACCGCCCAGCTCCAGACCAGAACCGGCCCCCTGGTCATCCTCATCGACTCCCTCGACGAGGCCCTTACCCCGCACGAGACCGTCGACGAGCTCCTCACCCCGCTCACCGACCCCGAACGCCGTCTCCCACTGCGGCTGCTGGTCGGCGCTCGCCCCCACATTGCGGCCCGCCTGCCGACGACCGCCCCACGTATCGACCTCGACTCGGAGCGGTACGGTGACCCCGACGCGGTCCGCGCCTATGCCCGCAAGTTGCTGCGCGCTCCCGGCTCGACCCTGGCCACCGTCCCGGACAGGCTGATCGACGCGATCGGAGAAGCGGTGGCCGAGGCGGCCGGCCGCTCGTTCCTGGTGGCCCGCATCACCGCCCGTACCCTGACCCGTGAGGCACCTCCGGACGACCCGTACGACCAGCGCTGGCGCGACAAACTGCCCCGGCTGCCCGGTGAGGCCATGGAACGCGACCTGGTGCAGCGCCTGGGACACCAGGCGGGCCAGGCGCGCGACCTCCTCCTCCCGCTTGCCTACTCGCAGGGCGCCGGCCTGCCGTGGGCAGGGATCTGGCCGCGGCTGGCGACCGCGCTCACCGGCCGGGAATACTCCGACGACCACATAGTGTGGCTGCGGCAGGCGGCCGGTTCCTATGTGGTGGAGAGCGTGGAGAGCGGGGGCTCGGTCTACCGGGTCTATCACCGGGCGCTCATCGAGTACCTGAGGGAGGGCCGGGACGCCGAGGCAGTCCAACGCGCCATCACCGACGTCCTGCGCGACGTCGAGCACCCCTACGTCCGCCGCTACTTGGCCCTGCACGCCGGTGCGGGCGGCGTCCTGGACCCGCTCGTACAGCGTGCGCGTTTCGTCCTGGACTCGGAGCCCACGCAGCTCCTCGCCGCCTTGCGCCAACTGCGCACCAGGGAGGGGCGAAGGGCTGGGCAGGCGGTGCGCGACGTGGAGGAGATGCTGCGTCACCGGGACGCCGACGAGTACGAGCCGGAGGCAAGGGCACGGCTCAGGCTCGCGGCGGTGTGCCGGAGGGCGGAGGCGTTGGCCCTGTCGTGTGACGCGGGGGAGGCGCTGCCGTGGCGGGCCCGCTGGGCCACGTGGAATCCGCACGAAGGGGCACGGCGGTACGCGGGGATGACCGTCGGGATCGGCGTGGTGGTGCCCGACGAGGAAGGTGCCTGGTACCTGGACAACGCGTACTTGGAGGGGCTGCGCTGGTGGAACCTGAAGGACGGCGAGGCGCGGCGGACCGCGTCCTTCGCCGGCGGCATGTACTTCGGGACATTCGTTGCCCCGCCCCACCTGCCCGGGCACGCGGCGGTTGTCTCCTACGGCCTTAGCTTCGCGTTCCGGAACCAGGTACTGGCGTGGCGTCGCGCGCGGATCCTGCACCTGTGGAACCCCTGGAGCCCCGGCACGACCTGGCTCCTGCCGCCCCACGAGATCCTCGACGACGAACCTGGCTTCCGCGAGCCGGCTCCGCCCGCCCAGCTGGTGCTTGTCACGAGCCGTTCGAACGCGAGGCGAGCCGTTCTGCGCTTCGACGACGGCCATGTGATCGTGTACACCCTCTCCGACCACCCCGTCTACGGCGCGCTCACGCGGCGTATGCGCCGGACGCTGTCCGAACGTGACATAGAGGACTGGAGTGACCGGAGCGATCAGCTGGCCGCAACTGTCATGGCGGCCCTCGGTCCCAAGGTGACGGAGGACCGGCGGCGGATCACCGCGTGCGCGGCCCCGCTCGGCCTGGCCGACGGCACGTTGCTGTTCGGCTACGAAGACGGTGAGGTCGTCCCGTGCGCAACGGACCAGAGCGAGGCGGTGCTCGACATTGCCCGTAGAGTCACCACAGGTCACGCCGGCCCCCTCACCCACATCGACCTGGTGACCGGTCACTCTCAGGGACGCCTGCTGGTCACCGCCGGTGCGGACGGCGCGGTACGCGTCTCCTCCCTGGTCTCAGGTGAACCCGTCCGCTGCCTGTACTCCGGGAACTCGCGCGTTGTCTCGCTCGCGGTGCGCAAGGTGGGACGGCAGTGGGTCGTGGTGGTCGCCACGGCGGACGGGCAAGTGCACCGCATCGACCTCGACAGCGCTCGGCCGCTCGGGCTGCCGCTGCGCGGGGACCGCGGCCATGTCGAGGTGTCGATATTCACTCTGGGGACTGTGTCCTGCCTGTCGGTGAACGGCGGCATCCGGGGTATGCAGCTGTACGACCTCGTCACCGGCGAGCGGATCGGCGGGCAGGTGCTGAGTCATGAGGCGTCTGCCCTGTGCATGGTGGGCGACACGGTGTGTGTCGGCGGCTCGGACGGGGTCCTCAGGCTCTGGCCCACTCCGCACGCGGCCGACTCCGGTCAGCTCACCGCCCACGAGGCTCGGGTCCTCGCCCTCGGCATGGTCCGGGGCCCCGACGGGGCTCCGGCGCTGGTGAGCGTCGGCCAGGACCACGAGATCCGCTGCTGGACCGTGGACCGCCCGCGTGAGCTGTGGCGCCGCAGGATCCTGGATCCGGGCATCTGGCGGGTTCCGTTGGTGGGCTGCGCGACGACAGGGCGCACCGCCGACGGTCGGGACGTCGTGGCGAGTGCCGAGTACGGCGGCCGGGTGCGGGTCCTGCTGCTGCGGGACGGACTCCCGGTCGCCGAGCACGAGTTCACCGTGCCCGACGTGGTCACGCGGCTGGTCACCGGTCGGGTGCGCGGCCGTGATGTGGTCGTCGCCGGTACCGGCTCGGGTCGGCTCGCCTGCTGGGACATGGACGCCGGGCGGATGTACGCGCTCGGCCCGGTGCCGGAGACCGAAGTGTGGATCACGGCCCTCGCACTGGCCCCGGACGGCTCCGGCCGGGTCGCTGTCGGAGGGCTCGACGGGACGGTACGTGAGTGGTCGCTGCCGACCTGCCGACCGCACGGGCCCGCCCGCGCCGCGCACCGGCGTCAGGTCTGCGCCCTGGTCTACGCGAGCGGCCGACTGATCGGCTCCGGAGGCGATCACCGCCTGGTGTCGTACGGCGAGGGCTGGGAGCAGCCTACGCCCGTGCCCTTCGTGTCGTTCTGGGCCACTGCCGACGGTGGCGTGCTGGCGGGGGACGAGCGCGGCCAGGTATGGCGGGTGGCCCTGCGAGAGACAGGCCTTGAGGTGGCCGAGGCCGTTGACGCGGTCAGACCCGTGTCCGCGGTGACCGCGTTCACCGCGGACGGGAGGACCCTGATCGCCTCGGGCAGCGCGGACGGCTCGCTCCAGGTGCGGGACGGGGCACGAGGTGAACTGGTGCGCCGGTTGCGGCCAGTGTGTGACAGCGGTGTGCGAGAGCTGGCCGGTGTCGCCTGGAAATCGCCCGGTAGGCACTCGAGGCCGCTGCTGTTCGCACGCAGTGAGTACGGGGTCCTGGAGTACTGGGACTTCGGCACATCCGGCCGGGGCCGGGCCGCGGGGCAGCCGCTGGTCACCCCGGTGCCGCACCAAGACGAGCGAGCCGTGCTGTCGGTGCAGCCCGACGGGCGCGGCGCGCAGTCCCTGCTGTCGGTCACGCCGTACGACGGCCGTTCCACCATGGGTTGGCACGTCCGCTCCGAGGACACGTACGTCGCCGTCCACGACGTGGCCCTCGGCCCTCTGCCCGGCCGACCCTGCCGCCCCATGAACGAAGAGCTCCCGATCGGGCCCCTCCGGGCAGTGCGTTGCGCCGACACCCTCCTTGTCCTGGTGCCCGTCCTCGACAAGGTGGTGCGCGTGCTGGACGTGCGGACCGGACACTGGGCCCAACTGCCCGAGGATGACCTCGTCGGCGCGTTCGCCCTTGCCGATGCGCTCCTGTTGGTCGGCGGCGAGTGTACGAGGGTCTACGCCTGGGAGGTGCTGCGCGCCTGTTTCACACCGTCCGGCGAACGTCCGCCCCGCCTGAGGCCGGTCGACCGCCGGTGGCCGTGGCTGCGGCGCCCCGCCCTCCCGGTGCCCGCTCCCCGGCACGAGCACGACGTGGTACTCCCGTCCTACAAGGCCCGCCACACCGTCCTCCTTCCCGACCAGGAGACCTACGCCGTCGCGGCCCAGGACGAGCTGGCCGTTGCCAGGGTCCATGACGGCACCGTCCTGCGCTCCCTCACACTGCCCTCTCCGTGCACCGCTCTGGCCGCGGGCCCCGCCGGGGAGCTGATCGTAGGCACCCGCAATGGTTCGATCCTCTTCGACTGACCACCCGACGCGTTCTCGACCTCATTCCCTTCCCCTCTCCCTTTGATCCCTACCGGTCGGTATGCTCACCCGGACCGGCACCGCTGCCCCGGGAGGACCCGTGTCCCGCACCGCTCTTCGTATCTGCCCCCTGTGCGAGGCCACCTGTGGTCTGACGCTCACCGTCGAGGGGACCCGGGTCACCGGTGCCCGCGGAGACCGCGACGACGTGTTCAGCAAGGGGTTCATCTGCCCGAAGGGGGCCTCCTTCGGGGCCGTCGACGGGGACCCCGACCGGCTGCGCACGCCTCTCGTGCGACGGGACGGTGAGCTGCGCGAGGCGACCTGGGAGGAGGCCTTCGACGCGGTCGCCGCCGGCATCCGCGCGGTCGTCGACGGGCACGGGGCGAACTCCGTCGGGGTCGTCCTCGGCAACCCCAACGTCCACACCATGGCCGGCGCCCTCTACCCGCCGGTCCTGCTCGCCGGACTCGGTACCCGCAGCGTCTTCACCGCCTCCACGGTCGACCAGATGCCCAAGCACGTCTCCAGCGGTCTGCTCTTCGGCGACGCCAACGCCATCCCCGTGCCCGACCTCGACCGCACCGACCACCTGCTCCTCATCGGCGCCAACCCCCTGGAGTCCAACGGGAGTCTGTGCACCGCACCCGACTTCCCCGGCAAGCTCAAAGCGCTCAAGGCCCGCGGCGGCACCCTCACCGTCATCGACCCCCGCCGCACCCGCACCGCCAGGCTCGCCGACCGGCACATCGCCGTCCGGCCCGGCGCCGATGCGCTGCTGCTCGCGGCGATGGCGTACGTGCTCTTCGAGGAAGGGCTCGTGGACACGGGGGAGTTGACCCCGTACCTCGAAGGGGTCGCCGAACTCCGGGAAGCAGTCCGGGACTTCACCCCCGAGGCCGTCGCCGGCACCTGTGACGTCGAAGCCTCCGAGATCCGCACCCTCGCCCGTGAACTCGCCGCCGCCCCCACCGCCGCCGTATACGGCCGCATCGGCAGCTGCACGGTCCCGCACGGCACCCTGGCCAGCTGGCTCGTCGACGTGCTCAACATCCTCACCGGCAACCTCGACCGGCCCGGCGGCGCGCTCTTCCCGCAGGCGGCCACCGACCGGACACCCCGGCCCGCGGGACCCAGCCACGGGTTCGCCCTCGGGCGCTGGCACTCCCGGGTGAGCCGACACCCGGAGGCCAAGGGGGAGTTGCCGCTCTCCGCGCTCGCCGAGGAGATCGACACCGCGACCGAGGAGGGCGAGCCGATCCGGGCTCTCGTCGTCGTCGCCGCCAACCCCGTGCTGTCCGCCCCCGACGGCAACCGGCTCGACAAGGCCCTCGGCTCGCTCGACTTCATGGTCAGCGTGGACCCCTACCTGAACGAGACCTCGCGCCACGCCCACGTCGTGCTGCCGCCGCCCCCGCCCTCCCAGAGCCCGCACCACGACTTCGCCTTCAACACCCTCGCCGTGCGCAACCAGGTCCGCTACACCCGCCCCGCCGTCCCGCTGGAGCCCGGCCGGATGGCGGAGACGGAGATCCTCGCCCGGCTGATCCTCGCCGCGACCGGCATGCACGGCGCCGACCCGTCCGCCGTGGACGACCTGGTCATCGGCCAGACCCTCGGCAAGGCCGTCAAGGACGCCCACTCGCCCGTGCACGGCCGCGAGCCGAGTGAGCTCACCGCCGCCCTCGCCGGTGACACCGGCCCCGAGCGGCGGCTCGACATGATGCTGCGCCTCGGCCCCTACGGCGACGGTTTCGGCGTACGCCCGGACGGGCTGAGCCTCACCAAGCTGCTCGCACACCCGCACGGGATCGATCTCGGGCCGCTGAAGTCCCGGCTGCCGCAGCCGCTGAAGACCCGGAGCGGCAAGGTCGAGCTGCTGCCGCGGCCGATCGCGGACGACCTGCCCCGGCTGCGCGAGTCCCTGCGCCACAAGCCGGACGGGCTCGTCCTCGTCGGCCGCAGGCATCTGCGCTCCAACAACAGCTGGATGCACAACGTCCCCGCCCTCACCGGCGGCACCAACCGCTGCACCCTGCACATCCACCCCGAGGACGCCGAACGGCTCGGCCTGAAGGACGGCGGCGCGGTGCGGATCAAGGGGGCCGGGGGAGAGGTGGTCACCGAGGCCGAGGTCACCGACGGCGTGCGCCCCGGCGTGGTCAGCCTGCCGCACGGCTGGGGGCACGACCGGCCCGGGACCCGGCTCGGCCATGCCGCCAAGGACCCCGGCGTCAACGTCAACCAGCTCCTCGACGGCAGCCTGCTCGACCCGCTCTCGGGCAACGCGGTCCTCAACGGCGTACCCGTAAAACTGGCCGCGGTAGCGACGCTGTGAGCAGCGCAAAGCTGTGACCAGCAGTTTTGCGCTTATTGCTCGCATGTCAACGTCTTGTTAACGCTGCTTGACGGGACCTAACGTCATCGCACTGCCGACTCCGGTGGGAGTTCAAGGGCGAACGTTAGGTATCCACTCATGTTGACCATCCTCGG from Streptomyces sp. CC0208 carries:
- a CDS encoding alpha/beta hydrolase, whose protein sequence is MARVVCIHGIGQQYTGERELLGSWYPALTDGLTRADRDLAISEEDVSCVFYGDLFRPPGRALALQDPPLDAFDVAEGFETDLLLAFWAEAARTDEGVVPPDARTLVRTPRQAQRALNVLSRSRFFAGVAMRALVLDLKQVRTYLCDRDVAAAIRQRVAAAVTERTRVVVGHSLGSVVAYEALCANPDWPVRALLTLGSPLGIRNLVYDRLRVGHDGKPGSWPGRVERWTNIADEGDVVALVKDLRPLFGPRVDCHLVHNGARAHDVTRYLNTPQAGRAVLDGFGSD
- a CDS encoding caspase family protein; translated protein: MTDVVAHPEAERAELADDVHRMKELFLGELGYRTGPDLGLNPTKQQLTMALREFAMSSERRADDHVVLYIATHGLTSESSGRHYLLLHDSEARDLPGTALPTEDLVVHLWEDTAVERLLVLIDACYAEEGTDRALRAALEARRFREPVTEHGSTGLVLVSSSRRKEETYAGALSAAFDRAVRRHATAGHAPAHISLEHVMAAIRSDPEVPSAQRPVWSLTHATGDIPAFLPNPRHVPDADGLRLEEIDRIVALGAREREAREQDMRGFFLPRARGTDIPSEDVWDFTGRHTALGDLTTWLDPRRAAEQLCVVTGDPGSGKSSLLGLVAVLTDPERGPSVPRTGLPALLPRLGDVDVRINASHLSTRQLLEALSAAAGCAAESLGALTAQLQTRTGPLVILIDSLDEALTPHETVDELLTPLTDPERRLPLRLLVGARPHIAARLPTTAPRIDLDSERYGDPDAVRAYARKLLRAPGSTLATVPDRLIDAIGEAVAEAAGRSFLVARITARTLTREAPPDDPYDQRWRDKLPRLPGEAMERDLVQRLGHQAGQARDLLLPLAYSQGAGLPWAGIWPRLATALTGREYSDDHIVWLRQAAGSYVVESVESGGSVYRVYHRALIEYLREGRDAEAVQRAITDVLRDVEHPYVRRYLALHAGAGGVLDPLVQRARFVLDSEPTQLLAALRQLRTREGRRAGQAVRDVEEMLRHRDADEYEPEARARLRLAAVCRRAEALALSCDAGEALPWRARWATWNPHEGARRYAGMTVGIGVVVPDEEGAWYLDNAYLEGLRWWNLKDGEARRTASFAGGMYFGTFVAPPHLPGHAAVVSYGLSFAFRNQVLAWRRARILHLWNPWSPGTTWLLPPHEILDDEPGFREPAPPAQLVLVTSRSNARRAVLRFDDGHVIVYTLSDHPVYGALTRRMRRTLSERDIEDWSDRSDQLAATVMAALGPKVTEDRRRITACAAPLGLADGTLLFGYEDGEVVPCATDQSEAVLDIARRVTTGHAGPLTHIDLVTGHSQGRLLVTAGADGAVRVSSLVSGEPVRCLYSGNSRVVSLAVRKVGRQWVVVVATADGQVHRIDLDSARPLGLPLRGDRGHVEVSIFTLGTVSCLSVNGGIRGMQLYDLVTGERIGGQVLSHEASALCMVGDTVCVGGSDGVLRLWPTPHAADSGQLTAHEARVLALGMVRGPDGAPALVSVGQDHEIRCWTVDRPRELWRRRILDPGIWRVPLVGCATTGRTADGRDVVASAEYGGRVRVLLLRDGLPVAEHEFTVPDVVTRLVTGRVRGRDVVVAGTGSGRLACWDMDAGRMYALGPVPETEVWITALALAPDGSGRVAVGGLDGTVREWSLPTCRPHGPARAAHRRQVCALVYASGRLIGSGGDHRLVSYGEGWEQPTPVPFVSFWATADGGVLAGDERGQVWRVALRETGLEVAEAVDAVRPVSAVTAFTADGRTLIASGSADGSLQVRDGARGELVRRLRPVCDSGVRELAGVAWKSPGRHSRPLLFARSEYGVLEYWDFGTSGRGRAAGQPLVTPVPHQDERAVLSVQPDGRGAQSLLSVTPYDGRSTMGWHVRSEDTYVAVHDVALGPLPGRPCRPMNEELPIGPLRAVRCADTLLVLVPVLDKVVRVLDVRTGHWAQLPEDDLVGAFALADALLLVGGECTRVYAWEVLRACFTPSGERPPRLRPVDRRWPWLRRPALPVPAPRHEHDVVLPSYKARHTVLLPDQETYAVAAQDELAVARVHDGTVLRSLTLPSPCTALAAGPAGELIVGTRNGSILFD
- a CDS encoding molybdopterin oxidoreductase family protein translates to MSRTALRICPLCEATCGLTLTVEGTRVTGARGDRDDVFSKGFICPKGASFGAVDGDPDRLRTPLVRRDGELREATWEEAFDAVAAGIRAVVDGHGANSVGVVLGNPNVHTMAGALYPPVLLAGLGTRSVFTASTVDQMPKHVSSGLLFGDANAIPVPDLDRTDHLLLIGANPLESNGSLCTAPDFPGKLKALKARGGTLTVIDPRRTRTARLADRHIAVRPGADALLLAAMAYVLFEEGLVDTGELTPYLEGVAELREAVRDFTPEAVAGTCDVEASEIRTLARELAAAPTAAVYGRIGSCTVPHGTLASWLVDVLNILTGNLDRPGGALFPQAATDRTPRPAGPSHGFALGRWHSRVSRHPEAKGELPLSALAEEIDTATEEGEPIRALVVVAANPVLSAPDGNRLDKALGSLDFMVSVDPYLNETSRHAHVVLPPPPPSQSPHHDFAFNTLAVRNQVRYTRPAVPLEPGRMAETEILARLILAATGMHGADPSAVDDLVIGQTLGKAVKDAHSPVHGREPSELTAALAGDTGPERRLDMMLRLGPYGDGFGVRPDGLSLTKLLAHPHGIDLGPLKSRLPQPLKTRSGKVELLPRPIADDLPRLRESLRHKPDGLVLVGRRHLRSNNSWMHNVPALTGGTNRCTLHIHPEDAERLGLKDGGAVRIKGAGGEVVTEAEVTDGVRPGVVSLPHGWGHDRPGTRLGHAAKDPGVNVNQLLDGSLLDPLSGNAVLNGVPVKLAAVATL